The sequence CCCTTACATGAGAATGCCCGTTATCATCGTGCCATGTCTCTTCGTGCTCATATCGGCTGGCTTGCGGCGCAATCTTCTCAAATGCCGCCTCTATATCATGATTTACCAGCCCCGGCTCATATTCGATCGTTGTAATTCCCGCCGTTGAGCCGATGTTGAAAACGGTAACGGTACCGTTGCGTATACCCGAGTCTGCGATGGCATTGCTGATCTGTTTGGTAATATCGACAATATCGCAATTGCCCCTTGTTTTAAATTCAAGCTTTT is a genomic window of Phycisphaerae bacterium containing:
- a CDS encoding secondary thiamine-phosphate synthase enzyme YjbQ, whose product is MVETKKLEFKTRGNCDIVDITKQISNAIADSGIRNGTVTVFNIGSTAGITTIEYEPGLVNHDIEAAFEKIAPQASRYEHEETWHDDNGHSHVRAALLGPSLSVPVVDSRLALGTWQQIVLVDFDTKPRKRTVVCQIIGE